The Streptomyces sp. NBC_01244 genome contains a region encoding:
- a CDS encoding 2-oxoacid:ferredoxin oxidoreductase subunit beta gives MTEVTDSPSLLSLVPKAVAKQSMKDFKSDQEVRWCPGCGDYAVLAAVQGFMPELGLAKENIVFVSGIGCSSRFPYYMDTYGMHSIHGRAPAIATGLATSRRDLSVWVVTGDGDALSIGGNHLIHALRRNVNLKILLFNNRIYGLTKGQYSPTSEVGKITKSTPMGSLDAPFNPVSLAIGAEASFVARTVDSDRKHLTEVLRAAAAHEGTALVEIYQNCNIFNDGAFEVLKDHEQAQEAVIRLEQGQPIRFGVDNAKGVVRDVATGDLEVVTVTPENESRILVHDASSASPTNAFALSRLADPDTLHRTPIGVFRNVRRPVYDTLMADQLETAVDRSGKGDLGALLSGNDTWTVVG, from the coding sequence ATGACTGAGGTGACCGACAGCCCCTCCCTGCTCTCGCTGGTGCCCAAAGCGGTCGCCAAGCAGTCGATGAAGGACTTCAAGTCGGACCAGGAGGTCCGCTGGTGCCCCGGCTGCGGCGACTACGCGGTGCTCGCGGCCGTCCAGGGCTTCATGCCGGAGCTGGGGCTGGCGAAGGAGAACATCGTCTTCGTCTCGGGCATCGGCTGCTCCTCGCGCTTCCCGTACTACATGGACACGTACGGGATGCACTCGATCCACGGCCGCGCCCCGGCCATCGCCACCGGGCTGGCCACCTCGCGCCGCGACCTGTCGGTCTGGGTCGTCACCGGTGACGGGGACGCGCTCTCCATCGGCGGAAACCACCTGATCCACGCCCTGCGGCGGAACGTCAACCTCAAGATCCTGCTGTTCAACAACCGGATCTACGGGCTGACCAAGGGGCAGTACTCCCCCACCTCCGAGGTCGGCAAGATCACCAAGTCGACCCCGATGGGCTCGCTCGACGCGCCCTTCAACCCGGTCTCGCTGGCGATCGGCGCGGAGGCCTCCTTCGTGGCCCGTACGGTCGACTCCGACCGCAAGCACCTCACCGAGGTGCTGCGCGCGGCGGCCGCCCACGAGGGCACGGCGCTGGTGGAGATCTACCAGAACTGCAACATCTTCAACGACGGCGCCTTCGAGGTCCTCAAGGACCACGAGCAGGCCCAGGAGGCCGTGATCCGCCTGGAGCAGGGGCAGCCGATCCGCTTCGGCGTGGACAACGCCAAGGGGGTCGTGCGCGACGTGGCCACCGGCGATCTGGAGGTCGTGACCGTGACCCCCGAGAACGAATCCCGGATCCTGGTCCACGACGCCTCCTCGGCCTCCCCGACGAACGCGTTCGCGCTGTCCCGGCTGGCCGACCCCGACACGCTGCACCGGACGCCCATCGGGGTGTTCCGCAACGTGCGCCGGCCCGTCTACGACACGCTCATGGCCGACCAGCTGGAGACGGCCGTGGACCGCAGCGGCAAGGGCGACCTGGGCGCGCTGCTGAGCGGGAACGACACCTGGACCGTCGTCGGCTGA
- a CDS encoding 2-oxoacid:acceptor oxidoreductase subunit alpha: protein MTSQVSSPAEQSDGAEGAVVGEQRTPPGPNGEPNGESNGEPAGHTGRTGHEGQGGDAKNAGDTAGAKNAGDTAHAGTKEVRRLDRVIIRFAGDSGDGMQLTGDRFTSETASFGNDLSTLPNFPAEIRAPAGTLPGVSSFQLHFADHDILTPGDAPNVLVAMNPAALKANIADVPRGAEIIVNTDEFTKRPMAKVGYETSPLEDGSLDAYNVHPVPLTTLTVEALKEFGLSRKEAERSKNMFALGLLSWMYHRPTEGTEKFLRQKFAKKPQIAEANVAAFRAGWNFGETTEDFAVSYEVAPATRAFPTGTYRNISGNLALSYGLIAAGQQADLPIYLGSYPITPASDILHELSKHKNFGVRTFQAEDEIAGIGAALGAAFGGALAVTTTSGPGVALKSETIGLAVSLELPLLIVDIQRGGPSTGLPTKTEQADLLQAMYGRNGEAPVPIVAPRTPADCFDAALDAARIALTYRTPVFLLSDGYLANGSEPWRIPDVADLPDLKVQFAAGPNHELADGTEVFWPYKRDPQTLARPWAVPGTPGLEHRIGGIEKQDGTGNISYDPANHEFMVRTRQAKIDGIRVPDLEVDDPDGARTLVIGWGSTYGPITAAVRRLRIAGISIAQAHLRHLNPFPRNLGEVLKRYDKVVVPEMNLGQLATLLRAKYLVDASSYNQVNGMPFKAEQLANHLKEAIND from the coding sequence GTGACCAGCCAGGTCAGTAGCCCAGCCGAACAGTCCGACGGGGCCGAAGGCGCAGTCGTCGGCGAGCAGCGGACGCCCCCGGGCCCGAACGGCGAACCAAACGGCGAATCAAACGGCGAACCAGCAGGCCACACGGGCCGCACGGGCCACGAAGGCCAAGGTGGAGACGCCAAGAACGCCGGGGACACCGCGGGCGCCAAGAACGCCGGCGACACCGCGCACGCCGGGACGAAGGAAGTGCGCCGACTCGATCGGGTGATCATTCGCTTCGCGGGTGACTCCGGTGACGGCATGCAGCTCACCGGTGACCGTTTCACCTCCGAGACCGCCTCCTTCGGCAACGACCTCTCGACGCTGCCGAACTTCCCGGCCGAGATCAGGGCGCCCGCCGGCACCCTCCCCGGCGTGTCGTCCTTCCAGCTGCACTTCGCCGACCACGACATCCTGACGCCGGGCGACGCCCCGAACGTCCTGGTGGCGATGAACCCGGCGGCGCTGAAGGCGAACATCGCGGACGTGCCGCGCGGCGCGGAGATCATCGTCAACACGGACGAGTTCACCAAGCGCCCGATGGCCAAGGTCGGCTACGAGACCTCCCCGCTGGAGGACGGCTCGCTGGACGCCTACAACGTCCACCCGGTGCCGCTGACCACCCTCACCGTCGAGGCGCTGAAGGAGTTCGGGCTCTCCCGCAAGGAGGCCGAGCGCAGCAAGAACATGTTCGCGCTGGGGCTGCTGTCCTGGATGTACCACCGGCCCACCGAGGGCACCGAGAAGTTCCTGCGGCAGAAGTTCGCGAAGAAGCCGCAGATCGCGGAGGCGAACGTCGCCGCCTTCCGGGCGGGCTGGAACTTCGGCGAGACCACCGAGGACTTCGCCGTCTCCTACGAGGTGGCCCCGGCCACCCGCGCCTTCCCGACCGGCACCTACCGCAACATCTCCGGGAACCTCGCCCTGTCCTACGGGCTCATCGCCGCAGGTCAGCAGGCCGATCTGCCGATCTACCTGGGCTCGTACCCGATCACCCCGGCCTCGGACATCCTGCACGAGCTGTCGAAGCACAAGAACTTCGGCGTGCGCACCTTCCAGGCCGAGGACGAGATCGCCGGCATCGGCGCGGCGCTGGGCGCGGCCTTCGGCGGCGCGCTCGCCGTGACCACCACCTCCGGCCCGGGCGTCGCGCTCAAGTCCGAGACGATCGGGCTCGCGGTCTCCCTGGAGCTGCCGCTGCTGATCGTGGACATCCAGCGCGGCGGCCCCTCCACCGGTCTCCCGACCAAGACGGAGCAGGCCGACCTGCTGCAGGCCATGTACGGGCGCAACGGCGAGGCGCCGGTTCCGATCGTGGCCCCGCGCACCCCGGCGGACTGCTTCGACGCCGCGCTGGACGCGGCCCGGATCGCGCTCACCTACCGGACCCCGGTGTTCCTGCTCTCCGACGGGTACCTCGCCAACGGCTCCGAGCCCTGGCGGATCCCGGACGTGGCGGACCTGCCGGACCTGAAGGTGCAGTTCGCCGCCGGCCCCAACCACGAGCTCGCGGACGGCACCGAGGTCTTCTGGCCGTACAAGCGCGATCCGCAGACCCTGGCCCGCCCCTGGGCGGTCCCGGGCACGCCGGGGCTGGAGCACCGGATCGGCGGCATCGAGAAGCAGGACGGCACGGGCAACATCTCGTACGACCCGGCCAACCACGAGTTCATGGTCCGCACCCGCCAGGCCAAGATCGACGGCATCCGGGTCCCCGACCTGGAGGTCGACGACCCGGACGGCGCGCGGACCCTGGTCATCGGCTGGGGCTCGACGTACGGGCCGATCACGGCCGCCGTACGCCGGCTGCGGATCGCCGGGATCTCCATCGCGCAGGCCCACCTGCGCCACCTCAACCCCTTCCCGAGGAATCTGGGCGAGGTCCTGAAGCGTTACGACAAGGTAGTGGTGCCGGAGATGAACCTCGGGCAGCTCGCGACCCTCCTGAGGGCGAAGTACCTGGTCGACGCGTCGTCGTACAACCAGGTGAACGGCATGCCGTTCAAGGCCGAGCAGCTCGCCAACCATCTCAAGGAGGCCATCAATGACTGA
- a CDS encoding response regulator transcription factor has product MRVVIAEDSVLLREGLTRLLTDRGHDVVAGVGDAEALIKTVAELAAENALPDVVVADVRMPPTHTDEGVRAAVRLRRDHPGIGVLVLSQYVEEQYATELLAGSSTGVGYLLKDRVADVREFLDAVVRVARGGTALDPEVVAQLLGRSRKQDVLAGLTPREREVLGLMAEGRTNSAVAKQLVVSDGAVEKHVSNIFMKLGLSPSDGDHRRVLAVLTYLRS; this is encoded by the coding sequence GAGGGCCTGACCCGGTTGCTGACCGACCGGGGGCATGACGTCGTCGCAGGCGTGGGGGACGCGGAAGCCCTGATCAAGACGGTGGCGGAGCTGGCGGCTGAGAACGCGCTGCCGGACGTGGTGGTGGCGGATGTGCGGATGCCGCCGACGCACACCGACGAGGGCGTACGGGCGGCCGTACGGCTGCGGCGCGATCACCCCGGCATAGGTGTGCTCGTGCTGTCGCAGTACGTGGAGGAGCAGTACGCCACCGAACTGCTGGCCGGGTCCAGTACCGGGGTGGGGTACCTGCTGAAGGACCGGGTGGCCGATGTGCGCGAGTTCCTCGACGCCGTCGTCCGCGTGGCCCGGGGCGGCACCGCCCTGGACCCGGAGGTCGTGGCGCAGCTGCTCGGCCGCAGCCGAAAGCAGGACGTGCTGGCGGGGCTGACCCCGCGCGAGCGCGAGGTGCTCGGGCTGATGGCCGAGGGGCGGACCAATTCCGCGGTCGCCAAGCAGCTGGTGGTGAGCGACGGCGCGGTGGAGAAGCACGTCAGCAACATCTTCATGAAGCTGGGCCTGTCACCCAGTGACGGGGATCACCGGCGCGTGCTGGCCGTTCTCACCTACCTAAGATCTTGA